Genomic segment of Nitrosopumilaceae archaeon AB1(1):
TAGGTAAAATATAAAATGTGAAATTATTGAATTTTAGATGTTTGAATAATTACAGATATCACACGCATCAAATACTTCCCCTTCTAGATGATCAAAATGTGTATTGCACGATTTGCATGTGTGATGCATAGAATAGTATCCATCAGATTCTATTTGACCGACACGTTTAGAATCTAAATCTACACCATGACATTTTATACAATGACAATTACATTCCATGAGAGAATTAATTTTTAACATTAATCTATATGTTAGTTTGAACACACATGACACATGCCTGATAAAAAGGAAGAGGAAGAGATTAATGATCATGTGCGTATATTTGGCAAAGAGCCGTGGGAAGTTGAATTTGGAGAAAAATGTCCTATATGTGAGAAGAGAATTGATGAATTTGGTTTTTGCTCATGTGGCGCTAGTGGATGATAATCTTTCTAGAAGTGAAGAGAAGAACTGACATCATAGATATAGCAAATATCAACAGATAAACTGGAAATTCTGGTATCACACTAGTTCCAATAATTTGTACAGTACCAAGAGATGGTTTTATGTATATAGTAGTAGTAGAGTTGTTTATCTGCTCAACATTAAAGATTTCAAATTCATCATCATTAACATATACCTGATACGGTTCTCCCAGTAATTTTGTAGGTATAATAATTTCAATATTACGATCTCCATGCTTGATATCAAATTGTATGGTTTTTGTCATCTGATTGAATACAAAGTTGGACAGTTCGTCTGCTGTGTCAATATGTACTTTGAATTTTTCCTCTTCCCATATTACATCAAATATGCGTGATTTATCAGTAGTATATTCGAGAATTACTTGACACCCATGACACTTTACTCCCTTGACATCATCTAGGGATATTGGGATATCATTTGTGTATACTTTGTCAATATGATCGGGAAAGTAAAAGTTTGTACTGGTCAGGTATTGATACTCCCATGTCCATGTATCATTAATCAGATTTACTACACCACCTAGTGTATAACTAATTTTGATATCATCACGATGTGGAAATAAAACTATGGTCTCATTATTACCAGAGTGAGCAAATTGAACAGTGTCATCATCTTCATTTGTTACTAAAATTTCACTAATTATATCACCGGATACTAGTATAACATGATTGAGACCTCCGGATTTTATCAAATGAGTAACATTAGCATTACCGTCTTGATTTATTCTGATATCAAGTGATTTATGTGTAGCAGGATCACCGACTTGAATTTCTTGGGCAAAGGAGAGGGACATTGGTATTAATAGTAAAATAAATAGAATTCGTAGAATCATTTTATTCAATAATTGTAATTTTTTCTATTTTGGCCTCTTGTTGATTTGGACAATCATTTCCATCACGTGGAAGTTTTACAATTTTATCTGCAGTATCCATACCTTCAGTTACTTCACCAAAAGCAGTATATTGTTTATCAAGGAATACACTGTCTGTTGTCACAATAAAGAATTGTGAGCCTGCGCTGTTTGGATCAGTTGAACGTGCCATAGAGACAACTCCACGTAGGTGTGATTTTGGATTAAATTCTGCATTTATAGTATAACCGGGTCCTCCTTGTCCCCAACTTGCTTTGTTGTCAGTTTTTGTATTCGGATCTCCACCTTGGATCATAAATCCTGGTATGACTCTATGAAAAAGTGTATCATTATAAAATCCATCTTTGGCCAATTTGGTAAAATTACGTACAGTTTCTGGAGCAAGGTCAGGTAATAATGTGAATGTAATAGAACCTTGATTAGTAATTATTTGAGCGCTAGTCATATTTATGCTGTTTTAGTTTATCATATAGACTTTATGCTAGAGTGATTTGTTGGCACATGAGTTATTATGTTCAAATATGACATGAATATAGTTGACCACACATTTAGAGAAAAATGATTGAGGATACAAAGTATTTCTATACATATTTTATGTTTGTTCGTTCGGTATGGTATCAATTATGATATATGGTACATGGGCAATGCTAGACGAATGGTTAAGAACTGGAACGTATGTAATGGGTGAGGTTTTAACAAATACTACCATTCCATTTGAAAATTTTGCAAGATTATCTACATGGTTGTTCTTCTCTGCAACTATAGGATGGTATTGTGTAACCAGAGTAGGATGGAAGAGAACTACTAGTAGTAAAATATCACCAGTCCGATTAGCACTAGTACAATTAATGTTACTTGGATTTACAATAATTTGTCTGTATGAGGTAATATGGAATTTTTCTGTACTTACCGGAGAGGTTTTAGCAGGTGTTAAAGATGGAATGTTTCCAGATATTGATGCAATAACTATACTATACCCAGATGAATCAAGACCTTGGAATCTTATATTTGCTACAAAAATATTTCTCACAGGTCTTATAATAAGTGCACATGCATTTTACCTCAGCACACGACCTAGAAAGGTAATCTAGTGTTGTCTTTGATCATACCTTTCTATAAACTCTTGTTCAAAGAATAGTGTATGAATTGGAATGTTGTTATTCTGTTCGAGTTGTTTCATATCGTCTTTTGTTCCTCTGTAAACAATAGACAGTAGAGATTTTATTTCAATGTCCATCTCTTTAAGAATATGCACAGCTTTCAATGCAGAGCCGGCCGTGGTAATTACATCATCAACTATTACAGTAGGGGAGATGACTACTCCTTCTACCTGTTTTCCCAGACCATGACTCTTGGCATTTTTTCGTACATAGAATGATGCTACTTTTGATTCATTTTGTCTATCACTTAGTGAGCTGATTATAGTAGAGATGGAGATGGAACCGGATTCTAATCCTCCAACAGAATTGATATTATCTAGTTGCTTAATTTTTTCATACAGTAATTTACCTGCTAGATTAATTCCCACTGGATTACCAGTTATTTGTTTAAGATCAAAATAGTAATTTGTTTTTCTTCCAGAAGAGAGTGTAATAATATCTGTAGTATATTGAAATGATTTTGCATAAATCATGTCAAACAGAGCATCTCTATCCTCCATGATATCATAACAGAATTAATAATTATAAAGTATTAGACGAATATAATTAAAAAGTTTAATAATATGAATATTCGAGTGGATAATATTGAGTTTAGGTAAGAAAATTGGTATAGGAGTAGCTATAATTGTAATAATTTTAGCTGTACTATTAGTATTAGAGTTTTCCTTTAACATAGATGGTATTACTGANGCAAATTCNAGCTCTGTTATGATTGAAAAGGCAGTTACTGACGTAACAAATTATTCTGAATTATCAGGAGCTGTTTCCATAGGAATGCTTTTACCATTAACCGGAGACTTGTCTTCTAAGGGTGAAGAGAATGCAGCAGCTGGTAAACTTGGAGCCGTCACATTTAACGAGTATCTAGATGAGATAGATGCCAAATGGGAGTTGGTATTAATTTCAGAAGATTCTGCTACAAATCCTGTTATAGCATTGGATAAAATAGCTAGTCTTAATGCTAGAGGAGTTGGAATTGTGGTCGGTGTTGAGACTAGTTCAAATGTAAAAAGTGTCAAAGGATATACAGATTCTAATAATATGATGATAATTAGTTGTTGTTCAACTGCACCTGCATTGGCAATTGCAGATGATAGTGTATATCGTATGGCTCCAGATGACAGTTTCCAAGGTAAAGCTATTTCAAAATTAGTGAGTGTTGAAGGAATAGAGAGTATCATCATTGTGTGGAGAGGTGATGTATGGGGTGATGGTCTTAGTAAAGCTACAAAAGAAACATTTCAAAGTAGAGGCGGAACAGTATCAGAAGGAATTCGTTACAATCCTGAATCACCAGAATTTTCAGCGTCTACATCACTACTAGCAGAACAAGTACGAGGAGCTGTAGATGAGTATGGAGCAGACAAGGTAGCAATTGTATTCTTGGCGTTTGGTGAAGTTTTACAATTCATGCAGTCAGCGTCAAATCATGACATACTAGATGATGTAAGATGGTTCGGACCAGACGGTTACACAAAGGATTATAGATTGGTAGATGATCCTATCGGGCGAGAGTTTTCCTCTACAGTACAACTAACTACAGTCCAAGTAGGATTATCAGATAATGATGTAGTTCCAATTATAGAGGATCATGTTTTAGAAGTTGTTGGACGAGTACCAAATACGTACGCTCATGCAGTCTATGACTCTGTATGGTTGGTAGGACTTGCAATGTTAGAGACAGAGAGTGCTGATCCCAAAGTCATAAAGAGTGTGATTAGAGATGTTGCTGAAAGATATGATGGGTCCATTGGAGGCTCTAATCTCAACGAGGCAGGAGATTTGGCTAGTGCAGATTACGACATTTGGGGAATACGTGATGGTGAATGGAAAGTCGTTGGAAAATACTTTTTTACAGATGATTCTATTTCTATCAATTAATTCCCAAATATAATTTACTTAGATCAGGATGTTTAATTAATTCACTAGGCTTGCCTGCAAAGACATTTTTACCATTGGCAAATAGATAAACACGATCACCCATTTCAAGTGCACGAGTGAGATTTTGCTCAACTAGGATTATCGTAATTCCAAAATCATCGCGCATCTGTTTGATCTTATCTAATACATCTTGGGCAAGTTTAGGAGAAAGGCTAGCTGTTGGTTCATCAAACAACATGACTTCAGGACGACGAATTAATGCCATTGCCATGCCTAACATTTGACGTTGACCACCGCTAAGTATGTTGGATTTAGATTTTTCAAACTTTCTCAATATTGGAAATGTTTCAAATATTTGAGTTATCCGTTGTGAGAATGTGTCCGAATCTAACGTATATCCTGCCATTAGAAGATTCTCTTTAATACTTAAATTTGCAAATACATTATTAATTTGTGGTAAATAGGCAATTTTCCTTCTTGCAACTTGATGAGTAGACATTCCTGTAATATCGTCATCATGAAAAATAATCTTCCCCGAATACACTTTACACAGGCCAAAGATGGTCTTTAACACCGTACTCTTTCCACTTCCGTTCGGTCCTACAATTATTGTAATATCTTTCTGCTTTGCTTCAAAATCTATATCAAATAAAATATGACTATTTACATACCCTGCATTCAGGGAATGTGCTTGAATTATTACTTTTTGTGACATTTATTTCCCCAGGTATGACTCTACTACTTTGGGATGATTAATGACGTCATCAGGTTTGCCATCAACTATAATTTTCCCCTCATCTAGCGCAAACACATGATCCACGTATTGTAGTGAGATGTCTAGTCTATGTTCTACAATTAGAAATGTAATTTTTTGTTTTTTACAAATCTCTGAAATTTTTTTAAATATAGTATGTGCCAAAGTAGGATTAACACCTGCTATTGGTTCGTCCATAAGGATCATCTTACTTTTAGACATCAACGCACGTCCAAGTTCAAGTAATTTTAATTGTCCTCCACTAAGATTTTGGCTTTTTGTGTCTACTTTTTGATCAGAATCAACCATCTTTAATACTTGACTAGCATTATTCATGATTTCTCTTTCATTTTTCTTCCATTGTAAATTTAGAGGTCCCAGAATAGATTCACCAATATTCCCTTTACTAGCTACCAAGAAATTTTCCAAGGTTGTAAGACTAGTAAATGGCTGTGGTATCTGCCATGTACGAACCAGACCAGATTTAAAAGTATCAAGCAAGCTTGTGTTTGTAATATCTTTACCATTAAAGATTATTCTACCACTATCTAATGGAAAGAGGCCAGATATTATATTGATTAGTGTGGTCTTTCCACTACCGTTAGAACCAATTAGTTGGTATATCCTACCTGCATCAATTTCCATGTCTACACCATTCAGCACTGTATGACCACCAAAACTTTTAGAGACTTTTTGTATAGACAAATAACTCATAAAAACTTTAAAGATAGTAGGAAAATAAGAGTTTCCGAGGATGAAAGATTGATAGATCCAATTTTCGCTGATGCGGTAGTTTTCTCAAGTCTCTTGGCGTTGTTAAGCATAGGATTAACCATGACATACCTTACAACTAGAGTTCCTAATTTTGCTCATGCATCTTTTGCAACAATTGGTGTATACATTGCATTAATTGTAACTAGGGTTTGGGATTCAAATCCATACGCCTCAATTCCTCTAGCATTTATAATATCTGGATTAACAGCGGTTGCTTTGTACATATTCATTTTAAAACCACTTGCTAGGAGAGGTGCATCTCAAGCAATACAAATGATTGCTACACTTGCGTTTGATTTGATAGTTATTGCTCTGCTAAACATAACAGCAGATTACATAATAAGGACATATCGTGTTTTATCAAGAGAATTTACACTACGAAGTTATGATGGAGAGTTTCTAGGTTTACCCCTTGTGATATTTGTCGCTCCAATTACCATTGCGATATTATTAATCATTTTACATATAATGTTAAAGAAGACAAAATTTGGTATTGCAATGAAAGCATCTACAGAGAATGAGGATTTAGCCGGAATAGTTGGGATTAATGTCAAACGAATTTACATAGTATCATGGCTTATTGGTGGAGGTCTTGCAGGCATAGCCGGATCACTATTATCGATGTGGTTTCAAGGAGATCCAAATTTAGGTCCAATGCTGATACCGGGTATATTTGCAGCAAGTATAGTTGGTGGGTTTTTCAGCATTTATGGTGCAATAGCTGGCGGCATATTAATTGGATTAACAGAGATTTTAGGAACACGATTTTTAGCCGGTGAGTTTGGGTCATGGATTCTTGCATATCGTCCATTAATTCCACTTATCTTTATTGTAGTTACCCTCTTAATTGCTCCGCGAGGTTTGGCAGGTATTAATTGGTCTAGGTTGAGGAGAAATGAGTCTAGGGCCTGAACTAATATTTTTAATCAATCTAGTTGCAATATTTGCAATTTATGTTATAATTAATCTAAGTTTAAATTTAGAATTTGGATATACTGGAATTCCAAACTTTGGTAAAGTACTTGCAGTTGGGGCCGGCGCAATTGTACTGGCNTCAATACCGGGCAGAATATTTGCTGGAATTGCAGGTATTGAGGGGAATTTTATAGAGGATAACATTAGTATAATCTCTCAAGTGAACATATGGCTTGTAGATAATGTAGGAATTGGATTTCTAGTATTTTTCTTGACGTTAGGAATTGCAGCAGCTGTTGGTGGTGGTCTAGGTATAATAACATCATACCCTGCAATACGACTTCGTGGAGATTATTTAGCCATTTCACTATTAGCTTTTGGTGAAAGTGTACGAGTCATTGGAAATAATTTCACCCCACTTGTAGGCGGAACACTTGGAACACAAGTGCCAGACCCGTTGGCTTTTCTCCCAGATGGTATTCGCTTTCCTGTAGCAACAATAGGAATTGCGCTAATTGCTCTTTTTGTTTACATACATCATGAAAAAATGATTAGATCCCCTCTTGGTAGAATACTACGGGCCGTTCGTGATAATGAGACTACAGCAGAGTCTCTTGGTAAGAATACCACGCATATTCGAATCAAAGTAATCATGGTCTCGGCTGCACTTGCCGCGATTGGTGGTGCAGTGTATGCATTTTATGTTGGAAGTACCATTGCATTATCTTACGATAGAACAAGTTGGACTTTTTGGCCCTTCCTCATGATTTTACTAGGTGGACTTGCAAATAACAAGGGAGTTGTAGTTGGAACATTCATCTTTGTAGCAATACGAAAGTTGATAATTTATTTCAAAGACTCATTTGAAGGATTTGTACCATTTGATGTAGTCTGGCTTGATTTTCTACTATTAGGAATTATTCTGCTACTCGTACTATTATATCGCCCACAAGGAATTTTTGCAGAAAAACCGACTCCCACTATACCATTTATTGCAAAGCCGCCGGGGCCTAGTATAGGTAAAAAGATATTTTATTTCTTATTCAAATGAAGAATTGAGCAAGACGGTCTCTTTTTCCTGATTAATAGTAGAATGCCTGCAGCTATGATTACTAGGATGATTATCCAAATTAAATTTCCCTGTTGATCATCGGATGTGTTTTGTAGGGGTTGGAGAGTTATTGTTGTCAATTCAGTTACAAAGTATTCAGAGCGCATATTATCTTTGTATCTTACAATAATTTTTATGTCATGATCTCCTTCTTGGAAATCTCCCTCAAATTTTAGTGGGATGTTAAACGGGGTTGGAGAATCAACCTCAATTTCATCTATAAATATTGTAGATTCCTGTAATTGAGAATTTCCAAGTGGTTGTATAGTGACAAATCCAAATAACGCATCTTCGTTACCTTCATTAATTATTTCTCCGATCAAAGTTGGCTGGTCTGATAGTTTTATTATTTGCAAATCATAAATGGATAGATCTTGTTTGCCGTGAATAAAGAAATCCACAGCTCTGACTATCTCCTTTAAATCTCCATGTGCATTCACATATGAGATTAAGAGTGGAGCTCTGAATGTTTGATCTTTAATGGAGCTAGGAACATACACTTGTACTAAAAATTCTCTAGATGAATCCGGAGCTGAATCCCCCAAGTTCCAATACGTGTTTGAAATCACCACATTCTCTAAATTAGTCATGGTGCTCGATTCTGTCTGAGTATTTTGCAGTTCAACCTCTATTCCAGATGCAATAGCAGTACCTGAATTATTAATTATAATGGTGACATTGTTATTCTCAAGTGAACTTAGGAACAAATCAGGCGTGCTAACCTCCAAGATACCCTCTCCTGTAATTCTAAAATCAAAAGATATAGAAGATGTTCGTGTTCCTGATTCTCGTATTCTAGAATATTCTAGTTGTACAGATCCAGGATATGATACAATATTTGCGTATTCAGATATATCAACGAAAAAAGTAAGTGAAAACGTATCGCCTGCCAATGGATTTGATGTCTGATCGGCTGTAAATTGTATAGTACCGCTAGGAGAAAAATGTGAATGTGTTGATAACACTCCTTTAATTCCTGTTATATCTATTGTACCGACATTTGCAAATAATATAGTAAATGGCACATTTGTATCCCCTGGACTTACTTCGATTTTTTCAATAGTGGTACCAAAATATGCATCTAGAAATTTTACATCACTAAATTTTTGATCGAATATTGAATTTTGTGCTGATACATCAGTAATTATTATACCAGATAACATTAAACTAAATATTAAAACATAAATCATGCTCTCAACTCCATCATAAAGGATTGTTCTGAATGTCTGCCATCTTTTATTGTAATAATTCTATCAACATCACCAAACTGTGATTTATCATGAGTGACCACAACAAATGTTTGGTTTAGTTTTTTAGCAGTGCTCTTCATTAAATCAATCACAACATCTGCTGTTTTAGAGTCCAGATTACCTGTGGGCTCATCTGCCAAGACTAGTACAGGGCTATTAATTAATCCCCTAGCGATTGCTACTCGCTGAGCCTGTCCACCTGATATTTTATTACTGGAGCGATCTGCAATGTCTTCCAGTCCTACCAGTTTTAATAGATTCATTGCAGTATTTTTCACATTACTAGTATCATCTTGAATCTGTTTTGGTAACATTACATTCTCTAAAACTGTCAAGTCTGATAGTAAATTTGAAAACTGAAATACAAATCCCAATTTTTCATTTCTAAATGAAGATATTTGAGCATCTTGTAGATTAGAGGTATCAGTACCATCTATGATTACACTCCCCTTTGTTGGTTTGTCTAATAATCCAATCATGTTAAGTAGTGTAGACTTGCCAGAACCAGAACTTCCCACTACGAGTACAAATTCTCCTCTAGGTAATGTAAATGACACATCACTTAACGCTTGTACACGAGTTTCATTCGTTCCATAAAATTTACTCAGGTTATTTACCGTTAAAACACTAGCCAGATCTCATCGCCTCAACTGGTTGTAATTTTGTTGCTCTGTATGCAGGATATAATGATGCAGCAATTGCCAAGAAAAATGCCATTATTGCTGTTTGAACAATTTTCCCAATATTATAACTGACTTCAAGCTCTAGACTGTTATCAAATTTCATATTTGTCTCTTTTGCAAAGAATGTGTATGCCACACCTACTGCTGTTCCAGTACCGGCTCCAATTGCACCAATAAGCATTCCTTGAATGATAAATATGATTAGAATATCTTTTCTTCTTGCCCCTATAACTCTCAGAATTCCTACCTCACGTGTTTTGCTATTTACCAACATCATTTGAATAGTCACTATTGCAAATGCTGAAGACATCATACCAAAATATCCTATTACATTAATCATGGCAATACCAAATCTAAAACCTCGTAGTGTCTTATCTGCTGACTCTTCAATAGTCTCGGCAATATAGTCACTAGAAAACGCACTCAAAAAACTATCACGAACAAAGCCGGCCTGTGAGGGTTTGTTTAATTTTACCATGATATATTGTGAATCACTGCCACGTGCCATCATGTCACGAAGGGTATCTATATGAACAATAACACTATCATCAGCTCCCTGTCCTCCAGCAGAATTAGTTATTCCACTAACTAGAAAATTTTTATTTTGATCTTGACCCCATCTGTCTGTAATGAGTAATTCCACATTATCGCCAACTTTAATACCGCCTAGATTATTCACTACAATATTACCTACAACAATTGAATTTTTTGAAAATACATATTGTCCATCTCCAACAGTTTCATGAATGGTAGATGCTTTAATATCATTAAATGGATTTACCCCAATAACAAAGACACCGTGTTCTGTGATATCTTTACCTGCAACTATAACATCAATCGTCGCTGTAGTTGATAACCGCGCAGTTGCAGCTTCCACTGATGGCATTCTTTCAAGCCAAGTGATTAGTGATTTGTCTGATCTTTCAATATATCCTTCTTCATGTGAAATATACACATCACCAAAATGATAATCAGTTGTATCACGGACAATAGCATCATAGAGCCCTTGAAATATTACAAAGTTTACATGAATTACCAGTATTCCAATACTGACGGCCAATAGTGCTCCGATCAAACTACTTTTTCTATGAAATAACATTCGTTTGGCTAGTAATATTCTATAGTCCATAGGTATGGACTAATTGTCTTATATTTAATATATTTGTTGAAAAAAGACTTATTTAAGACATTTTTACTATAAATTAGTATATTGAGTACAAAATTAGTACAAAAATCTACCAAAATAGACAGATATGACATCCAAATTTTAGGCAAATTATTGAATGACTGCCGTATGTCTAGTCGAAGTATTGGTAGTGAATTGAGTACCGGTGGTGTTTCGGTGCAAAGAAGAATTGACAAGTTGTTGCAACTAGGTGTCATTGAAGATTGGACTTTGAAGATAGAACCAGGTGCTCTTGGAAGAGACGCATTTATCATAACAAGTACTGGAATTAATAAACAAGAGATGCTAAAACAGATAAAACTTGTCGGGGAGCCATACTTTGTAATTCCTTGCATTGGAGATGTGATAGTATGTGGAATAATAGTACGAGATGAGATTGAGCAGAAATTAGAAATTGTTGGTAATTTTATGAAAGATTTCAAGATACTTTCAGTATTTAAATCATCAGAGATTAATTATAACGCAGGAATAACAAAAACAGATTTACAAATTATTAATCAATTGTTAAAAAATCCACGATTCACAGCTAGTCAGATTAATGAGAAGACTGGAATATCATCAAAGACAATAATTCGGTGTATAAATAAATTACAGGATAATGAGGCGTTTCAGTTTACGTTGAAAATAAATCCAAAAAAATTGGTTGGATATATTTTGTATGCTATAGTGGTATGGACAAGGAAGAACAATAGAGATGTTTTGAATAGATTAAATGGACAGTATTCTAATCGCTATGTACAAAAACCATTTTTAACACAGGATCAAACTGTCATATTTTTGTATGCACAAGATATGTTTGAGATTGACGATACTCTACATGAGATTGAACGTGTGGATGGAGTAAAGAGGACTGATTTATTCATACCAAAAGAGGTCAATTATACGAATAACTGGATTGAGGATGTAATAGATGACTCTAAATTTTCAAAGTTTCATCTAGATTACCAGATAAAATAGGCAAGTTGGAGAATAAATTTAAAATTATACGCTCACTATCTTTTTTCCTACCTTAATATGCAATACATTGTCCTCTTCCATCCTCCCTTTCGTTTTTATATATTGACATTTTTTGCATCTCCGATTAGTCCTTCATTATATAATTCATCCATTGCTTTCATGACTTGTTCCATATCCAAGTTAAAATCATTAGCAAGATCACTAGGATAAAAGGTGCGTCCTTTTTCATATGCATTCATGAATATTTCTTTAATCGTATCTTTTTGCAACCCAAAGTTTGTATCTAAACTTTTTTTATATTTTTCCACAATTTTTTGTGAATATTTTGTTGATTTTTCACATTAGATGAATCTGTTTTCAAATTATCCATTTAACTTCTGTATACATTATACACGCTTGCATATAACATTAGAGAAAATCAGATTCTGTTACATTATCGTCATCTAATTATAGAGTTTGATCTTCTAAAATTGAAATTGCTTTATTTGTAATTGGTGCTTCATTATTACTTTCCAACATTCAACCAGATCACTACATTCGAAGACGATTAATGTTGTGGTATTTATTAACAATTATTTTGAGATTAGTGATGATAATCTCTTGATTATCATATCCTTTAATATAATGGAGTTGTATGTATAGTATGAAAAAAATCACTGATGCAGAAAAAGAACGTGTAAAAAATATATATGATTGTGAGGATAGCCCACTAATACATCAAATAAAACCTAGAGGTACTTTTGATATTATTGAATCACGTAAAATACAAAAAAAAGACTTGCAAAGTTAAATATTAAATAGATAAAATCATTTTTGATTAACGGTTCGTAAAGTTTACGAGACCTGAGTAATATTTCGTTTGTATTCTCTACCAATAGGTCTCTCAAAATTAACAAACCCATAAACTAATATTTTAAATACAGTAAAATCAAAAGTCTTCTAGTGAACAAAAAAATCATAATCCCTCTGGCAATAGCCACAGTTGTTTTATCTCTTGCAGGTTTTTCTTTTATTACAGCTGCTGATGAAATTTCCACTACTACACTTTTAGAGACATCTAAAACAGTCATTGGTCAGGATATACAATATCCATCAGGGGTTGCAGACATTACATCAAAAATTATCACAATCCCTCCAGGTGTTCAGACAGGATTCCACACCCATGAGTATCCATTGTTTGCGTATATTATGGAAGGCAAAGTTTCAGTAACATATGGAAATGAATCTTCTGACACAGAACTTGTTACCAAAGAATTTTTAACAGGAG
This window contains:
- a CDS encoding peptidylprolyl isomerase translates to MTSAQIITNQGSITFTLLPDLAPETVRNFTKLAKDGFYNDTLFHRVIPGFMIQGGDPNTKTDNKASWGQGGPGYTINAEFNPKSHLRGVVSMARSTDPNSAGSQFFIVTTDSVFLDKQYTAFGEVTEGMDTADKIVKLPRDGNDCPNQQEAKIEKITIIE
- a CDS encoding ABC transporter substrate-binding protein; the encoded protein is MSLGKKIGIGVAIIVIILAVLLVLEFSFNIDGITXANSSSVMIEKAVTDVTNYSELSGAVSIGMLLPLTGDLSSKGEENAAAGKLGAVTFNEYLDEIDAKWELVLISEDSATNPVIALDKIASLNARGVGIVVGVETSSNVKSVKGYTDSNNMMIISCCSTAPALAIADDSVYRMAPDDSFQGKAISKLVSVEGIESIIIVWRGDVWGDGLSKATKETFQSRGGTVSEGIRYNPESPEFSASTSLLAEQVRGAVDEYGADKVAIVFLAFGEVLQFMQSASNHDILDDVRWFGPDGYTKDYRLVDDPIGREFSSTVQLTTVQVGLSDNDVVPIIEDHVLEVVGRVPNTYAHAVYDSVWLVGLAMLETESADPKVIKSVIRDVAERYDGSIGGSNLNEAGDLASADYDIWGIRDGEWKVVGKYFFTDDSISIN
- a CDS encoding ABC transporter ATP-binding protein, which gives rise to MSQKVIIQAHSLNAGYVNSHILFDIDFEAKQKDITIIVGPNGSGKSTVLKTIFGLCKVYSGKIIFHDDDITGMSTHQVARRKIAYLPQINNVFANLSIKENLLMAGYTLDSDTFSQRITQIFETFPILRKFEKSKSNILSGGQRQMLGMAMALIRRPEVMLFDEPTASLSPKLAQDVLDKIKQMRDDFGITIILVEQNLTRALEMGDRVYLFANGKNVFAGKPSELIKHPDLSKLYLGIN
- a CDS encoding ABC transporter ATP-binding protein; its protein translation is MSYLSIQKVSKSFGGHTVLNGVDMEIDAGRIYQLIGSNGSGKTTLINIISGLFPLDSGRIIFNGKDITNTSLLDTFKSGLVRTWQIPQPFTSLTTLENFLVASKGNIGESILGPLNLQWKKNEREIMNNASQVLKMVDSDQKVDTKSQNLSGGQLKLLELGRALMSKSKMILMDEPIAGVNPTLAHTIFKKISEICKKQKITFLIVEHRLDISLQYVDHVFALDEGKIIVDGKPDDVINHPKVVESYLGK
- a CDS encoding branched-chain amino acid ABC transporter permease, whose product is MIDPIFADAVVFSSLLALLSIGLTMTYLTTRVPNFAHASFATIGVYIALIVTRVWDSNPYASIPLAFIISGLTAVALYIFILKPLARRGASQAIQMIATLAFDLIVIALLNITADYIIRTYRVLSREFTLRSYDGEFLGLPLVIFVAPITIAILLIILHIMLKKTKFGIAMKASTENEDLAGIVGINVKRIYIVSWLIGGGLAGIAGSLLSMWFQGDPNLGPMLIPGIFAASIVGGFFSIYGAIAGGILIGLTEILGTRFLAGEFGSWILAYRPLIPLIFIVVTLLIAPRGLAGINWSRLRRNESRA
- a CDS encoding branched-chain amino acid ABC transporter permease, with the translated sequence MSLGPELIFLINLVAIFAIYVIINLSLNLEFGYTGIPNFGKVLAVGAGAIVLASIPGRIFAGIAGIEGNFIEDNISIISQVNIWLVDNVGIGFLVFFLTLGIAAAVGGGLGIITSYPAIRLRGDYLAISLLAFGESVRVIGNNFTPLVGGTLGTQVPDPLAFLPDGIRFPVATIGIALIALFVYIHHEKMIRSPLGRILRAVRDNETTAESLGKNTTHIRIKVIMVSAALAAIGGAVYAFYVGSTIALSYDRTSWTFWPFLMILLGGLANNKGVVVGTFIFVAIRKLIIYFKDSFEGFVPFDVVWLDFLLLGIILLLVLLYRPQGIFAEKPTPTIPFIAKPPGPSIGKKIFYFLFK
- a CDS encoding LPXTG cell wall anchor domain-containing protein; protein product: MIYVLIFSLMLSGIIITDVSAQNSIFDQKFSDVKFLDAYFGTTIEKIEVSPGDTNVPFTILFANVGTIDITGIKGVLSTHSHFSPSGTIQFTADQTSNPLAGDTFSLTFFVDISEYANIVSYPGSVQLEYSRIRESGTRTSSISFDFRITGEGILEVSTPDLFLSSLENNNVTIIINNSGTAIASGIEVELQNTQTESSTMTNLENVVISNTYWNLGDSAPDSSREFLVQVYVPSSIKDQTFRAPLLISYVNAHGDLKEIVRAVDFFIHGKQDLSIYDLQIIKLSDQPTLIGEIINEGNEDALFGFVTIQPLGNSQLQESTIFIDEIEVDSPTPFNIPLKFEGDFQEGDHDIKIIVRYKDNMRSEYFVTELTTITLQPLQNTSDDQQGNLIWIIILVIIAAGILLLIRKKRPSCSILHLNKK